In Mytilus edulis chromosome 4, xbMytEdul2.2, whole genome shotgun sequence, the following proteins share a genomic window:
- the LOC139521333 gene encoding complement C1q-like protein 4 produces the protein TRHISSLDEYRTKCTGYLLLTTVFVFFGCVKGGCSSCSDSCQMFNELKAEIDDLKAASIPVAFYAYLSANLALSSVSTHSIIKYDVVDLNLGNGYDASSGQFTAPSDGLYVIHITTGARDSSHAVVELISNGVIKDITWADSMNHIDRSVATTVTPLDLRKGDKVNARIGPTKGGAVLESTTHIRCSFSGFKVQ, from the exons ACAAGACATATATCATCTCTTGATGAATACAGGACAAAATGTACTGGTTATTTATTACTTACAactgtgtttgtcttttttggcTGTGTTAAAGGCGGATGTTCCAGCTGCTCCGATTCCTGCCAAATGTTCAACGAGCTGAAGGCGGAGATTGATG ATTTAAAAGCAGCAAGCATTCCCGTAGCCTTTTACGCATACCTGTCAGCAAATCTTGCCCTAAGTTCGGTATCAACTCATTCAATAATAAAGTACGACGTGGTTGACCTCAATCTTGGTAACGGCTATGATGCATCATCTGGTCAGTTCACAGCACCTAGCGATGGTCTGTACGTGATACACATAACAACAGGGGCCAGGGATTCCTCTCATGCTGTGGTAGAACTAATCTCGAATGGAGTTATTAAGGACATTACATGGGCTGATTCAATGAATCATATAGACCGTTCCGTTGCAACAACTGTTACTCCCCTAGATTTGAGGAAAGGTGATAAAGTAAATGCCAGGATAGGTCCTACAAAAGGTGGAGCAGTTCTGGAAAGTACGACCCATATCCGTTGTAGCTTCTCTGGTTTTAAAGTTCAGTAA
- the LOC139519429 gene encoding uncharacterized protein, which produces MSTINLKYHPDIESAYAAIRKYELETTSKYILYYREAGFNQKDLDNLDKKKIWWDNHIPFDGIPYCLLGSEVWDCHHGPDRHVNDKKKLVAKKDEMEEEHPYTKNSKKRFLVQSTKKMDCKSQITLKAVVKFPDFKIDGLDSTYRRKKCASNLRAANFNHVKKDVKIVLILPDAKSHQNHLIGEFSGYSQPLDSQVKEHIRELVFDGVRKVSEMKRHLNIFVKRELSLDMPITNRRFHPNERDIRNHMYLALTKTRFSKNDQQNLQCLVRKWEAEYTLDTFFLRLGSDGKQKEKINDDVEEVPQFLFVHQSETQKRLLNIYGQEICLLDATYKTSRYDLPLFLVCVNTNVGYSVVASFIVANENRYTIQEALIKLRDWNPMWKPKYFMCDFDLREIWALEQTFEGLMVYLCDFHREQAWHRWLREIKHDCIDEKDEIKKMLREIADADSAESYANALQQLRSSDIFKAKVSLRNWLENKWLLNCKRWSKLFRNSLFNIRVNTTNGLERQHKELKENYLTEYIDKSLSSMVTSLVTKYLPDSYERYKEYNIQSLDNYRKYSNDVPEFLRSRPRKFVDHCLARIPPAATLIPIENMEVNHDLLVRSVESDNLYQVRLNDDLPKCSCPDWRKHHWPCKHMLAVMMNMPNKDWNSLPEYYKATPHFNIDFGLLETNRTETLIVNNASSSMKDECQQDSTACRDNTVENSSSKARNLCLDNIKQITSNLFCINNSQYLEELNNRLAVLVKETEMEAPHQNGLRLNLPATKKKTISRKQKNNLQQKKSNFTRRLTKRSASIKKVPFMRRPHWRKYAKTLSPVKMSSNVYSAGLCNEESTKSMTISLTEIDRRNATDLLRKIQSIGNASHYILAKVYGVNVTDIDIASLFGKRWLTDQVIDAYLAVLCQAQQDNGRNILHITAAVMTNICKGDSIGNQNLFQTKILTDYEMICGVYNQAGNHWDLVILTPTDGRIQFYNPMGFEAPVAYQVQRNWSDYLAYRTHLFAEKTIEWKLYVEKHALQLDGYNCGVYCLMFAERILSKKELTGITQIEVQEKRKEIAETLLLYEVYMKDACPCCGFNVQEQPCISCLICGRHFHKLPFCVGESLAKEDANFFTCKMCENNIIPDTIDLGGILEERPVKDSINPDQYCEPKPEMKKTFTGTTALFVKNLIESKFSEESIENFFDKISILDVRDCWLSLVDTFMEIKENLPFNPEDVKWKVPECRRKLFSMGEFGDGYIENIPTKYIRDHVYPIKVQTKASWTIFSGLSVFIFGTETKAQQIRLAIVCTEFSEIDKTQNYNDKTIIQMELKKMDNFCKDEDILGLFHLRFIPMAFNLNVCIHKRLNGIEETFRHECQEPNGTVEFLSMHLKKEPCVSYHLLVDGIFIFNRGPELREQCGANQFGLCQGRSESYIQCGKCLQKYHRQCVIVEVETFACGCHIERPLKSRNERIYRCKEEFMKHVKSLDIKKLVSDISCEKINSARWQTMIGTNPKEKQIWKDGNNMVLTMTGAPTEITNYVIQQTNSKSLSAKGFVMDVFAPEAVVKVIMMVENINRMRAELFLLKDISANHECSNTSKI; this is translated from the exons atgtctACCATTAACttaaaatatcatccagatattGAATCTGCTTATGCTGCAATTAGAAAGTATGAACTGGAGACCACTTCTAAGTACATATTATACTACAGAGAAGCTGGTTTCAATCAGAAAG ACTTGGATAATTTGgacaagaaaaaaatttggtggGATAACCATATCCCCTTTGATGGTATTCCGTATTGCCTTTTGGGGTCTGAAGTGTGGGACTGTCATCACGGGCCAGACAGACACGTGAATGATAAAAAGAAACTTGTTGCCAAAAag gatgAGATGGAAGAAGAACATCCATACACcaaaaattcaaagaaaaggTTTTTAGTTCAGAGTACCAAGAAGATGGACTGCAAGTCACAGATAACTCTTAAAGCTGTTGTTAAGTTTCCTGACTTTAAG ATTGATGGCCTTGATAGCACTTACAGGAGAAAAAAATGTGCATCCAACCTTAGAGCAGCCAATTTCAATCATGTAAAGAAAGACGTGAAGATTGTGTTAATTCTTCCTGATGCCAAATCTCATCAGAATCATCTAATTGGTGAA TTTTCAGGATACTCCCAACCACTTGATAGCCAAGTGAAAGAACACATCAGGGAATTGGTTTTTGATGGTGTCAGGAAAGTGTCCGAAATGAAGAGGCACCTAAACATCTTTGTTAAGAGAGAACTTTCTTTGGACATGCCTATAACTAACAGAAGATTTCATCCAAATGAGCGAGACATAAGAAATCATATGTATTTAGCCTTAACCAAGACAAG gttttcaaagaatgatcaacaGAATTTACAATGTCTGGTGAGGAAATGGGAGGCTGAATATACAttggatactttttttttaagactGGG ATCAGAtggtaaacaaaaagaaaaaattaatgaTGATGTTGAGGAAGTTCCCCAGTTTCTTTTTGTTCATCAATCGGAAACACAGAAGAGGCTTCTAAATATTTATGGCCAGGAGATTTGCTTGTTGGATGCAACATATAAAACATCGAGATATGACCTTCCTCTGTTCTTGGTTTGCGTCAATACAAATGTTGGATATAGTGTTGTAGCGTCTTTTATAGTTGCTAATGAGAATCGCTACACCATTCAAGAGGCACTCATTAAATTGAGAGATTGGAATCCCATGTGGAAGCCCAAATATTTCATGTGTGATTTTGATTTGAGAGAAATTTGGGCGCTTGAACAAACATTTGAAG GTTTAATGGTGTATCTTTGTGACTTCCATAGGGAACAAGCCTGGCACAGATGGCTAAGAGAAATTAAGCATGATTGCATTGATGAgaaagatgaaattaaaaaaat GTTAAGAGAAATAGCTGATGCTGATTCTGCAGAGTCATATGCAAATGCTTTGCAACAATTAAGAAGCAGTGATATTTTCAAGGCAAAGGTCTCCTTGAGAAATTGGCTCGAAAACAAATGGCTCCTGAACTGCAAG AGATGGTCAAAACTTTTCAGAAATTCACTCTTTAACATCAGAGTGAATACAACCAATGGCCTTGAAAGACAACACAAAGAACTCAAGGAAAACTACTTGACAGAGTATATAGATAAATCTCTGTCAAGTATGGTGACATCATTGGTAACCAAATACTTACCAGATAGTTATGAGAG GTATAAAGAATACAACATTCAGTCCTTGGATAACTATAGAAAGTATTCTAATGATGTTCCAGAGTTTTTAAGAAGCCGTCCAAGAAAATTTGTTGACCATTGTTTAGCCAGAATTCCACCTGCGGCTACACTGATCCCCATTGAAAATATGGAAGTTAACCATGATCTGCTGGTTAGAAGTGTTGAGTCTGACAATTTATACCAAGTTAGACTCAATGATGATTTACCAAAATGTTCATGTCCAGATTGGAGAAAACATCACTGGCCATGTAAGCATATGCTGGCAGTCATGATGAACATGCCAAACAAAGATTGGAATTCACTGCCAGAGTACTACAAAGCAACCCCTCATTTCAACATTGATTTTGGACTTCTGGAAACAAACAGAACAGAAACACTGATTGTTAACAATGCAAGCAGCTCAATGAAAGATGAATGCCAACAAGATTCAACTGCTTGCAGAGATAACACAGTAGAAAATTCCTCTTCCAAAGCTCGAAACTTATGTTTAGACAACATTAAACAAATTACATctaatttattttgtattaataacAGCCAATACCTAGAAGAGTTAAATAATAGACTGGCAGTGTTGGTAAAGGAGACGGAAATGGAAGCACCTCATCAAAATGGTCTACGATTAAATTTGCCTGCTACCAAAAAGAAGACCATTAGTAGAAAGCAGAAAAACAACCTTCAGCAAAAAAAAA GCAATTTCACAAGACGTCTTACCAAGAGATCTGCAAGCATAAAAAAAGTGCCATTTATGCGAAGACCACATTGGAGAAAGTACGCAAAGACACTATCACCGGTTAAAATGAGTTCAAATGTATATTCTGCAG GGCTATGCAATGAAGAGTCAACGAAATCAATGACAATCAGCCTCACAGAAATAGATAGAAGAAATG cAACTGACTTGTTGAGAAAAATTCAGTCAATTGGAAATGCATCCCATTATATTCTGGCCAAGGTTTATGGGGTAAATGTAACAGACATTGATATCGCATCACTTTTTGGGAAACGTTGGTTGACTGATCAg GTTATTGATGCCTACTTGGCTGTACTTTGTCAAGCACAACAAGACAATGGAAGAAATATCTTGCATATAACTGCTGCAGTAATGACCAACATATGCAAAGGAGATTCAATTGGAAATCAGAATCTATTCCAAACG aaaatctTAACAGATTATGAGATGATATGTGGAGTGTATAATCAAGCAGGGAATCACTGGGACCTAGTG atattaacACCAACTGATGGACGAATACAGTTTTACAATCCAATGGGTTTCGAGGCACCAGTTGCGTATCAAGTTCAAAGAAACTGGAG tGACTATTTGGCATATAGAACCCACTTATTTGCAGAAAAAACAATAGAATGGAAATTGTATGTTGAAAAACATGCTTTGCAGTTAGATGGTTACAATTGTGGTGTATATTGTTTAATG TTTGCAGAGAGAATACTGTCAAAAAAAGAATTAACAGGCATTACACAAATAGAGGTCCaggaaaaaaggaaagaaattgcAGAGACCTTATTACTGTATGAAG TTTATATGAAAGATGCTTGTCCCTGCTGTGGATTTAATGTTCAAGAACAGCCTtgt aTTAGTTGTTTAATTTGTGGTAGACACTTCCATAAACTTCCTTTCTGTGTTGGTGAGAGCCTTGCCAAGGAAGATGCTAATTTTTTCACTTGCAAGATGTGCGAAAACAATATC attccAGACACAATAGATTTAGGTGGAATATTGGAAGAAAGGCCTGTTAAAGATTCAATTAATCCAGATCAAT ACTGTGAACCAAAACCAGAAATGAAGAAGACTTTTACCGGAACAACTGCCCTGTTTGTGAAAAACCTCATTGAATCT AAATTTTCAGAGGAGAGTATAGAGAATTTCTTTGATAAAATATCAATCCTTGATGTAAGAGATTGCTGGCTCTCTTTGGTTGACACGTTCATGGAAATTAAAGAAAATCTTCCTTTCAATCCTGAAGATGTGAAATGGAAAGTTCCTGAATGCAGAAGAAAACTATTTTCGATGGGAGAGTTTGGTGATGG ATACATAGAGAACATTCCAACTAAATACATAAGAGACCATGTTTATCCAATTAAAGTCCAAACCAAAGCTTCTTGGACAATTTTCAGTGGACTGTCTGTCTTCATTTTTGGAACTGAAACCAAAGCTCAACAAATTAGACTTGCCATTGTCTGCACAGAGTTTTCAGAGATAGATAAg ACGCAAAATTACAATGATAAGACAATTATTCAGATGGAGCTGAAGAAAATGGATAATTTCTGCAAAGATGAAGATATCTTAG GTTTGTTTCACCTTAGGTTCATTCCAATGGCATTCAACTTGAATGTTTGTATTCACAAACGACTTAATGGCATCGAAGAAACATTCAGACATGAATGCCAGGAACCAAATGGAACGGTTGAATTCTTGTCCATGCATCTGAAAAAGGAGCCTTGTGTGTCATACCACCTACTCGTAGATGGTATTTTTATCTTCAACAGAGGACCAGAACTAAGAGAACAATGTGGGGCAAACCAGTTTGGGCTCTGTCAAGGTCGATCAGAGTCCTACATTCAGTGTGGTAAATGCTTACAAAAGTACCATAGACAGTGTGTCATTGTTGAAGTTGAGACTTTTGCATGTGGTTGCCACATAGAAAGGCCACTGAAAAGTAGAAA